One window of the Natronomonas marina genome contains the following:
- a CDS encoding IS5 family transposase: MNITTRFTEEMVSLAKSYCDDPDEAAAPEGGGSFAEYAMISLHGLRIFLDETYEMIIDRLEVMPPILEVVGLEADDLPDPSTLNKWLDKIVMQVWRVLLRHSAQLHDPSPHVAVDATYYERSPASKHYCDRTDYRVQTVVEATKLVDTETQAILDVHCTTTREGSDAEVCAQLARRYAGELQTLAADKGYDSQPLRETLRDMGIRPLVKHRVFAPYDHAHNARIEDDLYNQRSMTETVNSSVKRSYGSAVRAREWYREFREIVLMCLVYNIKQYVTR, translated from the coding sequence ATGAACATCACCACCCGCTTCACCGAGGAAATGGTGTCGCTGGCCAAAAGTTATTGCGACGATCCCGACGAAGCTGCCGCCCCGGAAGGCGGCGGCAGCTTCGCGGAATACGCGATGATTTCCCTCCATGGGCTGCGGATTTTCCTCGACGAAACCTACGAGATGATCATCGACCGATTAGAGGTGATGCCGCCAATTCTGGAGGTCGTCGGCCTTGAGGCCGACGATCTCCCGGACCCATCGACGTTGAATAAGTGGCTTGATAAGATCGTGATGCAGGTTTGGCGAGTGCTGCTGCGCCACTCGGCGCAGCTGCACGACCCGTCGCCACACGTCGCCGTTGACGCAACCTACTACGAGCGGTCACCGGCGAGCAAACACTACTGCGACCGTACTGATTACCGCGTCCAGACGGTCGTCGAAGCGACGAAACTCGTCGATACAGAGACGCAAGCGATCTTAGACGTGCATTGCACGACCACACGAGAAGGAAGTGACGCAGAGGTCTGTGCGCAACTCGCCCGCCGATACGCGGGCGAGTTGCAGACCCTTGCCGCGGACAAAGGCTACGACAGCCAGCCATTGCGTGAGACCCTCCGAGACATGGGAATACGCCCGCTCGTGAAACATCGCGTCTTCGCACCCTACGACCACGCGCACAACGCACGAATCGAGGATGATCTCTACAATCAGCGCTCAATGACAGAGACAGTGAACTCCTCGGTCAAGCGCTCGTACGGCTCCGCCGTCCGAGCGCGTGAATGGTACCGTGAGTTCCGTGAGATCGTCCTGATGTGTCTCGTCTACAACATCAAACAGTACGTGACCCGCTGA
- a CDS encoding CBS domain-containing protein: MDISEILSPKFTEFDIGTPLSKVSGAFENQELDAVVVTDGDEYRGVVSRRQLASSSNQPSAKVGSQVQHVPTVDRTEDVREVARLMIGSDAKTLPVLNDGRVVGVVTGDAVLEAVRPFLDAATVDDAYTTELISATPETTIGKALNLFREAGIAHLPVVDEDDLVGMVSLYDVIEFTTRGGSKSQGGSSNGFGSRGGGQNRGGFGAREGDADRMLDLPVRNLMSDAVATVERSTPLDEVVETMFDREISSLVVTADDTDEPVGIVTKTDVIEALTWERDDRNAVQVFGLDLLEGMDYDDVSALIESMASKYGEMSVIKASIELQEHKEQSRGVPLVLARIRLVTDRGYFTADGEGYGASHALRLAANAVERQLLKGKTYGQSKKHPDTDEQEQLYGWWLGG; the protein is encoded by the coding sequence ATGGATATTTCCGAAATCCTCTCACCGAAATTCACCGAGTTCGACATCGGAACCCCGCTCTCGAAGGTCTCTGGGGCATTCGAGAATCAGGAACTCGATGCTGTCGTCGTCACGGACGGCGACGAGTATCGCGGCGTCGTCAGTCGCCGACAGCTGGCGTCCTCGTCCAACCAACCGTCTGCGAAAGTCGGTTCACAGGTACAGCACGTCCCGACGGTTGACCGCACCGAGGACGTCCGCGAGGTCGCGCGACTCATGATCGGGAGCGACGCCAAGACGCTCCCCGTGCTCAATGATGGCCGTGTCGTCGGTGTCGTGACCGGCGATGCCGTCCTCGAAGCTGTGCGTCCGTTTCTCGACGCAGCGACCGTTGATGACGCCTACACGACAGAGCTGATCAGTGCGACCCCTGAAACAACCATCGGGAAAGCGCTCAATCTGTTTCGGGAAGCCGGAATTGCCCATCTCCCGGTCGTCGACGAGGACGACCTCGTGGGGATGGTGAGCCTGTACGACGTTATCGAGTTCACGACGCGGGGCGGCAGCAAGAGCCAGGGCGGGTCGTCGAATGGCTTTGGTAGCCGTGGTGGGGGGCAGAACCGTGGTGGGTTCGGCGCGCGCGAGGGCGATGCCGACCGGATGCTTGACCTGCCGGTACGGAACTTGATGTCCGATGCGGTCGCGACTGTCGAGCGGAGCACACCGCTCGACGAGGTTGTCGAGACGATGTTCGACCGGGAGATTTCATCGCTCGTCGTCACGGCCGATGACACCGACGAGCCGGTCGGTATCGTCACGAAAACGGACGTCATCGAGGCACTCACCTGGGAGCGCGACGACCGGAACGCCGTGCAGGTGTTCGGGCTCGACCTGCTCGAGGGGATGGACTACGACGACGTCTCGGCGTTGATCGAGAGCATGGCCTCGAAATACGGTGAGATGAGCGTGATCAAGGCCAGCATCGAACTGCAGGAGCACAAGGAACAGAGCCGGGGCGTGCCGCTGGTGCTCGCACGGATCCGGCTGGTAACCGATCGTGGCTACTTCACTGCCGATGGGGAGGGGTACGGTGCCTCCCACGCCCTTCGTCTCGCAGCGAACGCTGTCGAACGCCAACTTCTCAAGGGGAAGACCTACGGCCAGTCGAAGAAGCATCCCGACACTGACGAGCAGGAACAACTCTACGGCTGGTGGCTCGGTGGGTGA
- a CDS encoding sensor histidine kinase: protein MVGQWTLFFIPLFGGAGILFGLAVLAFNNRDTRGATPLGGYLVTTGLYNVFYALQLWDTTPGGSLLWAQLQLPMWSSAAVFGLLFAIEYTNRETWLSPARVAALFMPPAIATVLFVLQPELFFANVRMREELSLVIMAADKRTGWWLILAYGYGVVLLGTALISLRFLRSIRVGQFRGQALLLVVGYTATIGSNALQNSFGFQVSFASLGFAVTGIIVYVAVFRFGLFTSVPVARRTILETMADGFLVVDQEGQIIDANQQAREIFGGEPVIDKPVEAVYPAYEGEIRGQQNGHARREYQRHIGDRDRVFDVQISPVAGIGGGVDAHVVRFSDITERKERERELEATKRDLERSNEKLDRFASMVSHDLRNPLTVIKGRAELLRGQAPADDVEPIEKSAERMETMIEDLLTLSRAGESVAEAEPVLLAGVVEDSWAAVSSDDVELDVDVPDDVEVEADVDRLRHVFENLFRNAGEHNDRPVRIRVGTLSDEMGSITGFFVADDGTGIPESDRDAVFEHGYTTNEDGTGFGLSIVEEIVAAHGWTISVTESDTGGARFELHTTGQR from the coding sequence ATGGTTGGACAGTGGACTCTCTTTTTTATCCCGCTCTTTGGGGGTGCAGGGATTCTGTTCGGTCTGGCTGTCCTTGCGTTCAATAACCGTGACACACGCGGCGCGACGCCGCTGGGAGGATACCTCGTCACGACGGGCCTGTACAACGTTTTCTACGCGCTGCAACTGTGGGACACGACGCCCGGAGGAAGCCTCTTGTGGGCGCAATTGCAGCTGCCAATGTGGAGTTCGGCTGCCGTTTTTGGACTCCTCTTCGCGATCGAGTACACGAACCGAGAAACATGGCTCAGTCCCGCCCGCGTTGCCGCGCTCTTCATGCCCCCTGCCATAGCGACCGTTCTCTTTGTGCTGCAGCCGGAGCTGTTCTTTGCGAACGTACGGATGCGTGAGGAGCTCTCACTGGTGATTATGGCCGCCGACAAACGGACCGGCTGGTGGCTCATTCTCGCATACGGATACGGGGTCGTACTACTCGGAACGGCACTCATCAGTCTTCGATTCCTCCGCTCGATTCGCGTCGGGCAGTTTCGCGGCCAAGCACTGTTACTCGTCGTCGGCTACACGGCCACCATCGGAAGCAACGCCCTCCAGAACAGTTTCGGGTTTCAGGTGTCATTCGCGTCGCTCGGCTTCGCCGTGACCGGAATCATCGTTTACGTCGCGGTGTTCAGGTTCGGACTGTTCACCTCAGTGCCCGTCGCCAGACGGACCATCCTGGAAACCATGGCAGATGGGTTTCTCGTGGTCGATCAGGAGGGCCAGATCATCGACGCAAACCAGCAGGCCCGGGAGATATTCGGCGGTGAACCAGTTATCGATAAGCCAGTCGAGGCGGTCTATCCAGCGTACGAAGGTGAGATTCGAGGTCAACAAAACGGCCACGCAAGGCGCGAATACCAGCGCCACATTGGCGACCGGGACAGAGTCTTCGACGTCCAGATCTCTCCAGTGGCTGGCATTGGAGGCGGGGTCGATGCGCACGTCGTCCGTTTCAGCGACATCACCGAGCGCAAAGAGCGTGAGCGGGAACTGGAAGCGACGAAGCGCGATCTCGAACGGTCGAACGAGAAACTCGACCGGTTTGCCAGTATGGTGAGCCACGATCTGCGGAACCCACTGACCGTGATCAAGGGTCGGGCGGAACTCCTTCGAGGACAGGCCCCTGCGGACGACGTCGAGCCCATCGAGAAGAGCGCCGAACGGATGGAGACGATGATCGAGGACCTGCTGACGCTGTCACGAGCGGGCGAAAGCGTCGCGGAGGCCGAACCCGTTTTGCTGGCGGGGGTCGTCGAAGACAGCTGGGCGGCCGTCAGTAGTGACGACGTCGAACTCGACGTCGATGTTCCGGATGACGTGGAAGTTGAGGCCGACGTTGACCGTCTTCGACACGTTTTCGAGAACCTCTTTCGGAACGCCGGCGAACACAACGACCGACCAGTCAGGATTCGTGTCGGCACGCTCTCAGATGAGATGGGGTCGATAACGGGTTTTTTCGTCGCGGACGACGGGACCGGTATTCCGGAATCGGACCGCGATGCGGTGTTCGAGCACGGCTATACCACGAACGAGGATGGAACAGGGTTCGGCCTTTCAATTGTCGAGGAAATCGTTGCGGCCCACGGGTGGACGATCTCAGTCACTGAGAGTGACACAGGCGGTGCTCGGTTTGAACTTCACACGACTGGCCAGCGTTGA